The following are encoded together in the Candidatus Coatesbacteria bacterium genome:
- a CDS encoding M42 family peptidase, producing the protein MLLEKLSNVHGTSGYEDEVRELLLAELEGALTDHRVDALGNLLCKVGDPAAFAGPRLLLSAHMDEVGMCVTELTSSGALKFEKLGGIDDRVLASKRVVVGRGDKRIPGVVGLKSPHLHKSREEFNKIIKHDALFIDVGCSKKDEAEKLVNVGDPIHFDTRFFAQNGRYFGKCFDDRAGCAVIAELLKSHPDGVDGTPFFGAFTTQEEIGVRGGRVAGYTLRPDVFIACEGTTAGDVPGDWRGRDEPPSTELGAGPALSILDRSHIADRAWLDFVRGVAEDEGIPYQYKRSITGGTESSVVQRARAGTRVLTVSLPVRYIHSPVGIADENDYQNMLRLLGAVIRRLGEFKA; encoded by the coding sequence ATGCTGCTGGAGAAACTGAGCAACGTTCACGGCACCTCGGGTTACGAGGACGAGGTCCGCGAGCTGCTGCTGGCGGAGCTGGAGGGCGCGCTGACCGATCACCGGGTCGACGCCCTGGGCAATCTGCTGTGCAAGGTCGGCGATCCGGCGGCTTTCGCCGGACCGCGGCTGTTGCTCTCGGCTCACATGGACGAGGTCGGGATGTGCGTCACCGAGCTCACCTCCTCGGGAGCGCTCAAGTTCGAGAAGCTGGGCGGCATCGACGATCGGGTGCTGGCCTCGAAGCGTGTCGTCGTCGGCCGGGGCGACAAGCGCATCCCCGGCGTGGTGGGCCTCAAGAGCCCCCACCTGCACAAGAGCCGCGAGGAGTTCAACAAGATCATCAAGCACGACGCCCTGTTCATCGACGTCGGTTGCTCGAAGAAGGACGAGGCCGAGAAGCTGGTCAACGTCGGTGATCCGATCCACTTCGACACCCGTTTCTTCGCCCAGAACGGACGCTACTTCGGCAAGTGCTTCGACGACCGGGCGGGCTGCGCCGTGATCGCCGAACTGCTCAAGAGCCATCCCGACGGCGTCGACGGCACCCCCTTCTTCGGGGCCTTCACCACCCAGGAGGAGATCGGCGTCCGCGGCGGCCGCGTGGCCGGTTACACCCTGCGGCCCGACGTGTTCATCGCCTGCGAGGGCACGACGGCCGGCGACGTGCCCGGCGACTGGCGCGGCCGCGACGAGCCGCCCTCGACGGAGCTGGGCGCCGGTCCGGCCCTTTCGATCCTCGACCGCTCCCACATCGCCGACCGGGCCTGGCTGGACTTCGTCCGCGGCGTGGCCGAGGACGAGGGGATCCCCTACCAGTACAAGCGCTCGATCACCGGCGGAACGGAATCCTCCGTGGTTCAGCGCGCCCGCGCCGGTACCCGGGTGCTGACCGTTTCCCTGCCGGTGCGTTACATCCATTCACCCGTGGGCATCGCCGACGAGAACGACTATCAGAATATGCTCCGCCTGCTCGGCGCCGTCATCCGCCGCCTGGGCGAGTTCAAGGCCTAA
- a CDS encoding M20/M25/M40 family metallo-hydrolase, which yields MKGGTDLDELLERLTGVAGLTGTEGPAAEVVRELWEPLVDELTTDRVGNVIGVKRGDGPDGERLKLAAVAHLDQIGLEVYRIETGGFLRLQMVGGVDKRILPGQVLTVHGSETLRGVVGATPPHLQSPDERKQVVGWDDLFLDLGLPEAEVRDKVAVGDPVSFPSDYTRLDGAVRAVAACDDRSAVAAVTWALRLAQRRRHFHDLVAVAGVQEEWTGLGAAGFTYANRPDAVLVIDVDQGRHEGVPEKDSIELGQGVAVTFGLNNHPKLVEALERAAGESGVTKQKIFWHSPYGTDGSTIEVSAGGVPTANLGIPLRYMHSTVETVNLDDIKAVGRLIIAAADSRDLPVFRPVDW from the coding sequence TTGAAAGGTGGAACAGACTTGGATGAGCTGCTGGAACGCCTGACCGGCGTCGCCGGTCTCACCGGCACCGAAGGCCCCGCCGCCGAGGTGGTCCGCGAACTCTGGGAGCCCCTGGTCGATGAGTTGACCACGGACCGCGTGGGCAACGTCATCGGAGTCAAGCGCGGCGACGGTCCCGACGGCGAGCGGCTCAAGCTGGCCGCCGTGGCCCATCTGGACCAGATCGGCCTGGAGGTCTACCGTATCGAGACCGGCGGCTTTCTGCGCCTGCAGATGGTCGGCGGCGTAGATAAACGCATCCTGCCGGGGCAGGTCCTGACCGTCCACGGCAGCGAGACCCTGCGTGGCGTCGTCGGCGCCACCCCGCCCCACCTGCAGTCCCCGGATGAGCGCAAGCAGGTCGTGGGCTGGGATGACCTTTTCCTCGATCTCGGCCTCCCCGAAGCCGAGGTTCGGGACAAGGTCGCCGTCGGCGATCCGGTCAGCTTTCCCAGCGACTACACCAGGCTGGACGGCGCCGTCCGCGCCGTGGCCGCCTGCGACGACCGCAGCGCCGTGGCCGCGGTGACCTGGGCCCTGCGGCTGGCCCAACGCCGTCGCCACTTCCACGACCTCGTCGCTGTAGCCGGCGTCCAGGAGGAGTGGACGGGGCTGGGGGCCGCCGGTTTCACCTACGCCAACCGCCCCGACGCCGTGCTGGTCATCGATGTCGACCAGGGCCGCCACGAGGGGGTGCCGGAGAAGGACTCCATCGAGCTGGGCCAGGGGGTGGCCGTCACCTTCGGCCTCAACAACCATCCCAAGCTGGTCGAGGCGCTGGAGCGCGCCGCCGGGGAGAGCGGCGTCACCAAGCAGAAGATCTTCTGGCACAGCCCCTACGGCACCGACGGCTCGACGATCGAGGTCAGCGCCGGGGGCGTGCCGACGGCCAACCTGGGCATCCCCCTGCGCTACATGCACTCCACCGTCGAGACGGTCAACCTCGACGACATCAAGGCCGTCGGCCGGCTGATCATCGCCGCCGCCGACAGCCGCGACCTGCCGGTCTTCCGACCGGTCGACTGGTAG
- the rseP gene encoding RIP metalloprotease RseP: MTRSPVETIFESIIYFLLAFFPVVLFHEAGHMWVARALGIGVDTYSVGFGKRLFGLQRGNTDYRLSLVPLGGYVRLAGDNIQDPLQSEPHHLLSHPRSHRLLVYLAGPVANLVLALFIFSVVNWIGYEEVYYEPVIGQVVAELPEGQSSPAALAGLEPGDRVLAVEDEPVASWKEFTEQVMMHSGGSFSMTVERGGQHRELQLTPYTNPELGYGQIGVAPHIETTIAETGEYARELGFREGQRISAVDGVGVTTLQDFRAELAAAVDNDAETVLLRIHENGEAFNLQIETRVLAEEALFILGGRVREIHPGPFDGLALAAGETYGQLQSTYRGISLLLTNRLPVKQNLGSILTIAYASGRIAQQGISAFLRFVATLSVLLAIFNLLPVFPLDGGHLTLLIGEMIRRRPTPPAVQRGFAYLGILLIGGLFILAVYSDISRLFF; encoded by the coding sequence CTGACGAGGTCGCCCGTGGAAACCATCTTCGAGTCGATCATCTACTTCCTGCTGGCCTTCTTCCCCGTGGTGCTGTTCCACGAGGCCGGTCACATGTGGGTCGCCCGCGCCCTGGGCATCGGCGTCGACACCTACAGCGTCGGTTTCGGCAAGCGGCTCTTCGGCCTCCAGCGCGGCAACACCGACTACCGGCTCTCCCTGGTCCCCCTGGGAGGCTACGTCCGCCTGGCCGGCGACAACATCCAGGACCCCCTGCAGTCCGAACCCCACCACCTGCTCAGCCACCCCCGCTCCCACCGCCTGCTGGTCTACCTGGCCGGGCCCGTCGCCAACCTCGTTCTGGCCCTGTTTATCTTCAGCGTCGTCAACTGGATCGGCTACGAAGAGGTCTACTATGAGCCAGTCATCGGCCAGGTCGTCGCCGAGCTACCCGAGGGCCAAAGCTCACCGGCCGCCCTGGCCGGTCTCGAACCCGGCGATCGCGTCCTGGCCGTCGAGGACGAACCCGTGGCGAGCTGGAAAGAGTTCACCGAACAGGTGATGATGCACTCCGGCGGCTCCTTCAGCATGACCGTCGAGCGCGGCGGCCAGCACCGCGAACTCCAACTGACTCCCTACACCAACCCCGAACTGGGATACGGCCAGATCGGCGTCGCCCCGCACATCGAGACCACGATCGCCGAAACCGGGGAGTACGCCCGGGAACTGGGCTTCCGCGAGGGCCAGCGCATCTCCGCCGTCGACGGCGTCGGCGTCACCACCCTGCAAGACTTCCGCGCCGAGTTGGCCGCCGCCGTCGACAACGACGCCGAGACCGTGCTGTTGCGTATCCATGAAAACGGTGAGGCCTTCAACCTGCAGATCGAAACCCGGGTGCTGGCCGAAGAAGCCCTGTTCATCCTCGGCGGCCGGGTGCGCGAGATCCACCCCGGACCCTTCGACGGCCTGGCCCTCGCCGCCGGCGAAACCTACGGTCAACTCCAGAGCACCTACCGCGGCATCTCCCTGCTGCTGACCAACCGACTGCCCGTCAAGCAGAACCTGGGCTCGATCCTGACCATCGCCTACGCCTCGGGCCGGATCGCCCAACAAGGCATCTCCGCCTTCCTGCGCTTTGTCGCCACCCTATCCGTCCTCTTGGCCATCTTCAACCTGCTGCCCGTCTTCCCCCTCGACGGCGGCCACCTGACCCTGCTCATCGGCGAGATGATCCGCCGACGCCCCACACCGCCCGCCGTCCAGCGCGGCTTCGCCTACCTCGGCATCCTGCTGATCGGCGGCCTGTTCATCCTCGCCGTCTACTCCGACATCAGTCGGCTGTTCTTCTAA
- a CDS encoding 1-deoxy-D-xylulose-5-phosphate reductoisomerase, with the protein MRSLAILGSTGSIGTNTLRVARELELPVVGVGALDEVDEVLAQIEEFRPLLAALYDVEAAERLRLKLRELDAPTEVAAGPRGLLDLAELEGADTFVAASSGSVGLEAVHAAMAAGKDIALANKEVLVAAGKLFTTAAAEFNVRLLPVDSEHSAIWQCLGERGVGDVERLILTASGGPFREREKLGDVTPGEALEHPNWSMGAKITIDSATLFNKGLELIEAHWLFDVERVDVVVHPQSVVHSLVEYVDGSVVAQLGAPDMLLPIQYALTSPQRRPGPAPKLDLSMVGRLDFEPPDEVRFPCLGLARRAWEAGGLAPAHISAADEVAVAAFLEGRLPFTGIPVILERVLDELGAPDYRSLDEVRTALDRGRATARRLLTELDNR; encoded by the coding sequence ATGCGCTCCCTGGCGATCCTCGGCTCGACGGGCTCGATCGGCACCAACACCCTGCGCGTGGCCCGGGAGCTGGAGCTGCCCGTGGTCGGCGTCGGCGCCCTGGACGAGGTCGACGAGGTCCTGGCCCAGATCGAGGAATTCCGGCCGCTGCTGGCCGCGCTCTACGATGTCGAGGCCGCCGAGCGGCTGCGGCTGAAGCTGCGCGAGCTCGATGCGCCGACGGAGGTCGCCGCCGGACCCCGGGGGCTGCTGGACCTGGCCGAACTGGAGGGCGCCGACACCTTCGTCGCCGCCAGCTCCGGTTCCGTGGGACTCGAGGCCGTCCACGCCGCCATGGCCGCCGGCAAGGACATCGCCCTGGCCAACAAGGAAGTCCTCGTCGCCGCCGGTAAGCTGTTCACCACGGCCGCGGCGGAATTCAACGTCCGACTACTGCCCGTCGACTCCGAGCACTCGGCCATCTGGCAGTGCCTGGGCGAACGCGGTGTCGGTGATGTCGAGCGACTGATCCTGACCGCCTCGGGCGGGCCCTTCCGCGAACGCGAAAAGCTGGGTGACGTCACCCCGGGCGAAGCCCTCGAGCATCCCAACTGGTCGATGGGCGCCAAGATCACCATCGACTCCGCCACCCTATTCAATAAAGGCCTGGAGCTGATCGAGGCCCACTGGCTCTTCGACGTCGAGCGTGTCGACGTCGTCGTCCATCCTCAGAGCGTGGTCCACAGCCTGGTCGAGTACGTCGACGGCTCCGTCGTCGCCCAGCTCGGCGCCCCGGACATGCTGTTGCCGATCCAGTACGCGCTGACGTCTCCGCAGCGCCGGCCCGGCCCCGCTCCGAAGCTCGACCTGTCAATGGTCGGCCGGCTGGACTTCGAACCCCCCGACGAGGTGCGCTTCCCCTGCCTGGGCCTGGCCCGGCGGGCCTGGGAGGCCGGCGGCCTGGCCCCCGCCCATATCTCTGCGGCCGACGAGGTCGCCGTGGCCGCCTTCCTCGAAGGCCGCCTGCCCTTCACCGGGATCCCGGTCATCCTGGAACGGGTGCTGGACGAACTCGGCGCCCCGGATTACCGTTCCCTCGACGAGGTCCGCACGGCCCTGGATCGCGGCCGAGCGACCGCCCGCCGTCTGCTGACCGAACTCGACAACCGCTGA
- a CDS encoding isoprenyl transferase, whose translation MPLRKKHSFDPHAEKPEVPSFARLPRHLAIIMDGNGRWAAKRKRPRVFGHRRGMERAKDIVRACGDLLLESLTLYAFSLDNWNRPKSEVNTLMRLLVKFLKSELEEMMDSNIRFRVLGRRELLPEFVMDAVREDEITTAANSGLNLNLAVSYGGRAEICDAVNALRRDMADGVIDEQPITEGLIERRLYTAGQPNVDLLVRTSGELRVSDFLLWQIAYAEIYVTEAYWPDFSREELYKALAAYAGRERRFGRLGDQLQGEDDG comes from the coding sequence ATGCCGCTACGGAAAAAACACAGCTTCGACCCCCACGCCGAGAAGCCGGAGGTGCCGAGCTTCGCCAGGCTGCCGCGCCACCTGGCGATCATCATGGACGGCAACGGCCGCTGGGCGGCCAAGCGTAAACGGCCCCGGGTCTTCGGCCACCGCCGGGGGATGGAGCGGGCCAAGGACATCGTCCGCGCCTGCGGCGACCTGCTGCTGGAGTCGCTGACACTCTACGCCTTCAGCCTGGACAACTGGAACCGGCCGAAGAGCGAAGTCAACACGCTAATGCGGCTCTTAGTAAAATTTCTGAAGAGTGAGCTGGAGGAGATGATGGACTCCAACATCCGCTTCCGGGTGTTGGGACGGCGGGAGCTGCTGCCGGAGTTCGTCATGGACGCGGTGCGCGAGGACGAGATCACCACGGCGGCCAACAGCGGGCTGAACCTCAACCTGGCGGTCAGCTACGGCGGCCGGGCCGAGATCTGCGACGCCGTCAACGCCCTGCGCCGCGACATGGCCGACGGGGTGATCGACGAGCAGCCGATAACCGAGGGGCTGATCGAACGCCGCCTCTACACGGCTGGGCAACCCAACGTCGATCTGCTGGTGCGCACCTCGGGGGAGCTGCGGGTGTCGGACTTCCTGCTCTGGCAGATCGCCTACGCCGAGATCTATGTAACGGAAGCCTACTGGCCCGACTTCTCCCGCGAGGAGCTCTACAAGGCCCTGGCGGCCTACGCCGGGCGGGAGCGGCGCTTCGGCCGTCTGGGCGATCAACTGCAGGGGGAGGATGATGGATAG
- a CDS encoding DUF3892 domain-containing protein, protein MGSGYDYYISCCSYSSGHISSAGVHENLHGSLGSKVIRSRSWIVGRIKAMYSFCTIVRTAGRWRKGAKVNVITVGGNLYLRTDANRTKRDNLGELPEC, encoded by the coding sequence ATGGGATCTGGATACGATTACTACATCTCCTGCTGCTCATACAGCAGCGGACACATCAGTAGCGCCGGGGTGCATGAGAACCTGCATGGATCGTTGGGAAGCAAGGTCATCCGTTCGAGGTCTTGGATTGTTGGCAGGATTAAGGCAATGTACTCCTTCTGCACCATCGTCAGAACGGCGGGGAGGTGGCGCAAGGGTGCCAAGGTCAATGTCATCACCGTCGGGGGTAATCTGTATCTGAGAACGGACGCTAACCGGACAAAGCGTGACAATCTCGGCGAGTTGCCCGAGTGCTGA
- a CDS encoding GTPase has protein sequence MEKKKVLIMGAAGRDFHNFNTYFRNNKEFEVVAFTATQIPDIDGRKYPAELAGELYPNGVPIYDECELVNLIEKNDIHTVVFSYSDVPHEYVMHKASIVNAAGANFALLGGPAVTIEAGKPLISVCAVRTGCGKSQTSRKVIDTLLKADKQVVAIRHPMPYGDLVKQKVQRFAELADLDKHNCTIEEMEEYEPHIAAGNVIYAGVDYGAILAEAEQEADIILWDGGNNDTPFYKSDLHIVVVDPFRAGHELAYYPGETNLRMADVIVVNKLGAVDPDELAYLRENIRCVNPEAVVIEAASPLTVESPENITGKRVLCIEDGPTLTHGEMTFGAAVAAAEKFGAGSLVDPRRWAVDSIAETFEKYPEIGVLLPAMGYGSQQIKDLEKTINAMVADGAIDSVVIGTPIDLNRIVEINCPTSRVKYELQEIGHPDLADVLSQKGFM, from the coding sequence ATGGAGAAGAAAAAGGTCCTGATCATGGGAGCCGCCGGTCGCGACTTCCATAACTTCAACACCTACTTCCGCAACAACAAGGAATTCGAGGTCGTGGCCTTCACCGCCACCCAGATCCCCGACATCGACGGGCGCAAGTACCCCGCCGAGCTGGCCGGTGAGCTCTACCCCAACGGCGTACCGATCTACGACGAGTGCGAGCTGGTCAACCTGATCGAGAAGAACGACATCCACACCGTGGTCTTCTCCTACTCCGACGTGCCCCACGAGTACGTCATGCACAAGGCCTCGATCGTCAACGCCGCCGGAGCCAACTTCGCCCTGCTGGGCGGTCCCGCGGTGACCATCGAAGCGGGCAAGCCGCTGATCAGCGTCTGCGCCGTGCGCACCGGCTGCGGCAAGAGCCAGACCTCGCGCAAGGTCATCGACACCCTGCTCAAGGCCGACAAGCAGGTCGTCGCCATCCGCCACCCCATGCCCTACGGCGATCTGGTCAAGCAGAAGGTCCAGCGCTTCGCCGAGTTGGCCGATCTCGACAAGCACAACTGCACCATCGAGGAGATGGAGGAGTACGAGCCCCACATCGCCGCCGGCAACGTCATCTACGCCGGGGTCGACTACGGCGCCATCCTGGCCGAGGCCGAGCAGGAGGCCGACATCATCCTCTGGGACGGCGGCAACAACGATACTCCCTTCTACAAGAGCGACCTGCACATCGTCGTCGTCGATCCCTTCCGCGCCGGTCACGAGCTGGCCTACTACCCCGGCGAGACCAACCTGCGGATGGCCGACGTGATCGTCGTCAACAAGCTCGGCGCCGTCGATCCCGACGAGCTGGCCTACCTGCGCGAGAACATCCGCTGCGTCAACCCCGAGGCCGTGGTCATCGAGGCCGCCAGCCCGCTGACCGTCGAGAGCCCGGAGAACATCACCGGCAAGCGCGTGCTGTGCATCGAGGACGGTCCGACGCTGACCCACGGCGAGATGACCTTCGGCGCCGCCGTGGCCGCCGCCGAGAAGTTCGGCGCCGGCAGCCTGGTCGACCCGCGCCGCTGGGCTGTAGACAGCATCGCCGAGACCTTCGAGAAGTACCCGGAGATCGGCGTCCTGCTGCCCGCCATGGGCTACGGCTCCCAGCAGATCAAGGACCTGGAGAAGACCATCAACGCCATGGTCGCCGACGGCGCCATCGACAGCGTGGTCATCGGCACCCCGATCGATCTCAACCGCATCGTCGAGATCAACTGCCCGACCAGCCGGGTCAAGTACGAGCTGCAGGAGATCGGCCATCCCGACCTGGCCGACGTCCTGTCGCAGAAGGGTTTCATGTAG